The DNA region attttaaagtgttttaagctacattatcttttatagactggcataggcctaaatacgcatcacggccagacatttatagtttatataaaaacgagcgtcaccgtcgcatttgttcacatgctttaaattaatgctttttgtctcccaaaaataatataataaagagaacgataaaataacattattaaccgtttaactgtaaacatttctgttcagaacgattaaagttgatctttttttttcggttttcgtttctgttcctgaaaaatgtcatttgattctgtttttcgtttccgttccttgaaccggtttggagccctgcatataatacgtttttctgcatgttaaataatgctttataaactcaacttcatgcagttttgtgagctaatctaaagtgaggactattgatgctttataaatcccttataaatgaaaattaaaatctcagctatattctacacagaaaaaaagaaataaattaaaagggggagtgatttatagctttatatatatatatggtgaagcagtggcgcggtaggtagtgctgtcgcctcacagcaagaaggtcgctgggtcactggtttgaacctcggttcagttggcatttctgtgagaagtttgcatgttctccctgcattcgtgtgggtttcctccgggtgcaaaggcacagtccaaagacatgctacaggtgaattgggaaggctaaattgtccctagtgtatgagtgtgacaggcccatatgacaggctggccggaaggtgtaaaaaagtcgttatcatatggacaagtctaaaactgaaggacttgttccaaaaagagccgaccccgcaatcatacgggactaaggccaaagaagatatatatatatatttttttttttccattaatttcaagatacacaaatgaaactatctaatgaaaaataaatctttgcaatcttatcaaaatataaaattactgtacagtgcaaacatcacagaaacactgaaatgaatcttgtcatattgttaattgttgttttgaaatgatgttgtatttttattttgcaatgtttaaactttacagaatttttaaaataagattgcaaagatttattgttcattagatactgagccttaaattgacatttataagggatttatcaactataaacagtccttaggtcacaaaactgcatgaagttgtgttattatagcatttactaacacacatggttacaattactatatgcctgaatataacatgtataaatgctcatttgaatagtttattaatcatttaataactcattctgaattatcttaaaaaccaccaactactcttatatacaaatagtttgtaaataatgcaatacataatatagtaatgaaaaatgaatcagtaacaaagcatgaaaatacaattaagtcaagtcaagaatacagcgtttgaagctgtatttataaactgcttcctaaagtctattaatgtagagttagtgctaaactaatgatgtatagtgtatacttactataaaagtgttattcagattttttatctaaagagccgagattcagtttttaatataaaaatccaaagctgatctctggtttttagagccaatggttcagctttcaccacagcatgtacttcctgtttgctccaggatcttctctttatgggacctatgggtggttaaaatataaaaaagtggttttagttgcataaatgttcagtcatttttacaacatgtgctgttatgttagtttaatattgtgatagaaaatgctagaaaaatatgtcttgcctattattaaaaatacttaagatggagatggattaaaaaatacttcCTATTAACTTCAAATCTGGTTAATggggttacactttattccatagtccagtttagacattcttctaactatgcgtaactctgcaactacgttaattatctcaccgtaaagtattatgtattagagtatttcaataagactaacgctcatctgattatcagtagagtattagcagactgttagctcaagtttagctcaaaacactacactgtaacagatatctgttcattaccagttcctgtattttgtgatttacaagtgtttttttttttgtttgtttttttgtggtggtgaattgcattatgggatgttgatctctgctctgtgcacttttgatgttgaaaattcaactctacagtttaacaaagtgacttttactgacattttagtagtttgaaataatataatgtataagaaataatatatagagataaataagtctttagaataacagaaaatgtaccggcagtttattacaaggtttctgtagcataatatacaacaacaacccaaacaaaaagtcacttttttttactttttaagattaaaagttgttggaagaaagatcaagatcccataatgcaattcaaaagcagaaacaaacagatttcataaaaacaaattatgaaaaactgctaatttaattattattacttatttttattaattttagagtgtagagtattagctgacagttaaggttacctcaataaaaccaactctcattggtctcagtaaatagtacagcagactgttaggttacgctcaaaattagtacaatatgactaattcttatataaatttagtagagcattagcagtgttgattctaacagacagtctaatggctgttagttgacaagtagttgcagttacttgtagttagtagttagtagtagtagtaaagtaaattatcaaaataaagtgtaaccagatatgcaattagtatatttttccaaagtatttagcaatattgtttaactaacatgaaatgagacatcaagtgcaactgtactgaaatcatcatggaagtaatgtgcttctgtcctgttttaccctacatgttatgtaaatgagcttgtgcatttggacttgtacaataaaacaagtcagtcacaaattaactttaatgatcatacctctcttttttgtgaatgctgggtctgcatcactatcttcacagacactgtaccatggtgatgatacttgaggggactctgaaagtaaaaatcaagtctgagagttgacttctctgcataaagcttaccaaaatatttatttgattttgtgttgttctttttaatgggtaaaagcgtgtgatggtagcttaaaaatagttttcaaacatagcacatacatatcatgataaaaataaacattctgaaaaaaagaaaaaatctgattagaaaaataaataatatttttaccttttagattggacttcacctcctccaaaatcacgatccactgtaactttctctgaatgtaaaaacccacacaaaaatacatcatttaaaacaatatggtatatgtttgcaaatacaaatgtgtatataacatccagaaaatctggcactgtattacatgtttgtgtgtaaacccacgatttgatcaagattcccccctttaaaatctgctgagcgtctgttttcaagtcccagaaaaactgagttgtgggaacagagcagttctcttctgcagtcatacagtcataacacacacatacatatgaagagtttggttgcaaaatgcgataaacggcattttttgacatttggattttattattggaaatcactgttcagatgtaccttaatctatgtgtgaattgctgccattaataacatttaagaatgcacattttaggccaagtacaaaacgtatttttttttcacaaaacgcaatatccgtcagaccagtttctttacaaagtgcgatataacagttagagagcgttcaggatgcggcgcgagctcagcatcccctgggaagagagtcattaccggtgaagtgctcagagtttgctcattgatttagcgatagaagatgaagtcttcaacttcacaaaaaattataaaaaggccacaaaagtggaccagaataagatacgtctgcgtcaacaatacacaaatgcagcagggaacgagtctccgctgatgtcaagagaaggcctaggagcgccttttttcctactccctatcacaagatacctgtctgcaagtgttctttataagtttattttttaaataatttcttaaatgtagctgagtagcctatctgaagatttatttatgtggttgcacctattatttaaaattaattcttgttgttgttgatttattacaaaggaacttaaagggcacatgttgttatggagaaaacggtttagctttttcacaaccaaataaataagctattattattattacagtgaaataattcattaaatatgacatagcgaggcaagtttgtgtcacggactcagctccgcccgctctaatcatacaggtttggttttctgcagcggtgtggaaggagccgccccccactctttctgtaccaagctaaaggtcatttatctaactaacttaatcttacttatcaaacaaaacattgattcactagcttttggtaatggtattaatgtagtataatatagcctaaggtggatgtagcgttttgcaaaaaaaaaaaaaaaaagttatgttatgttatgttgtgtacattctggccaaatctaacttagaatcttattattattaatcaatctttgcatatattattccatgtttgacaatgtgggttggattaatatgtagcattttggcatgtctttttttacttaattatagacataaaattaaataaaaaatatcctggatttgaaaatattgtgttcctggccttcactgagctcaagttatagtttaatgtacaaaaattgtgaatgaacttgactgttgatgtcctgaaaaataatgtcaaaattaccaacatttttttaaatggatatatctcgttctgcaatgaaactctttatatacagttgaagtcagaattattagcccccctgaattattagacagcttgtttattatttccccaatttctgtttaacggagagaagatttttttcaacacatttctaaacataatagttttaataactatttctaataatcatttctaataatggacttattttctctttgccatgacgacagtaaataatattagactagatattctttaagacacttctatacagcttaaagtgaaatttaaaggcttcactagggtaattaggttaactagacaggttagggtaattagtcaagttattgtataatgatggtttgttctgtagattatcgagaaaaaaatatagcttaaagaggctaataattttgtcccttaaacggtgtttaaaaaaatgtaaattgtttttattctagtcaaaataaaacaaataagactttctccagaagaaaaaaatattatcagacacactgtgaaaatttccttgctctgttaaacatcgtttaggaaatatttaaaaaagaagagaaaaattccaaggggtctaataattctgacttcaactgtgtgtatatatatatatatatatatatatatatatatatatatatatatatatatatatatatatatatatatatatatatatgaaagtatatacagttgaagtcagcccacctttttaaaacttttttacaaatatttgccaaatgatgtgtaacagagcagggaattttttcatagtatttctgataatatttttttcttctggagaaagtcttatttgttttatttcagctagaataaaagcagttttaattttttatgaaccattttaaggtcaatattattatccctccaataacttgcctagttaccctaattaacttagtgaagcctttaaatgtcactttaagctgtatagaagtgtcttgaaaaatatctagtcaaataatttttactgtcatcatggcaaagagaaaataaatcagttattagagatgagttattaacactgttatgattagaaatgtgtttaaaaaatctgctttccattaaacagaaatttagtacaagaaataaacaagggggctaataattctgactttaactgtatataattaaaaatgtatattttatatataattttataaatatcttataaatatattttatatatttttatatataatttataatttttattttgaaaaatataatttagacagtagtactcaagggtccaggggtctgttcttcggacctcgcttaaataatctaagaatatattacagatcctggatcttttaatcttgataactcatcttaggctaatttggttcttcaaaaaagtttgcgaatcagattaaactgatctgagaggtgttgtgactgtgtgttgtgacagatctatcgatcctcaaaatcattatcagcaatacaacgattggctgacggcacagcagcttgatgacatctgattaatgcacagttatcaaaattacatgaaatccgtagtaaacggttcgttgaatctgatatgcaataacagagttgtgAGTTACGTgttggagcagagcagttctcttcctctgtcatatggtcatccttcaataaaagctgaatataaaaaatatatattagttagacagcagtactcaagggtcgcggtccccactatgtcagaccttactgtgtgtgtattgaggactaagtgtgtttcacagcttctctaacatgcctctggtccccacaatgttacactagtgcatgggttcaccaattaggacacacactctatttcatttctagattttgattaagaaaataattacaattaaatgcactactactacaacaacaactactacaactactactactactactaataaaaataacaacaacattaaacacacctcatcagagttgtgggtcacgtgctggagcagagcagttctcttcctctgtcatatggtcatccttcaatataagctgaaaataaaaaaatttatattagttagacagcagtactcaagggttccggtccccacaatgtcagaccgtactgagtgtgtattcaggactaagtgtgtttcacagtttctctaacatgcctctggtccccacaatgttacactagtgcatacgttcaccaattaggacacacacttctacttctactactactactaataataattattattattattaaatttaaacacacctcatcagagggttgtgggtctcctactggagcagagcagttctcttcttctcgtcatatgatcatacttcaatgaaagctgaatataaaaaacacaaaataataattagacagtagtactcagggctcctggtccccactatgtcagaccgtactgtgtgtgtattgaggactaagtgtgtttcacagcttctctaacatgcctctggtccccacaatgttacactattgcatatgttcataaattaggacacacactaagttaaataattacaattaaatgcactactacagcaacaacatctactactactactactactactactactaataataataatactaataaacatacctcatcagagagttgtcggagcagttttcttctgcagtcatatgggcatccttcaatgaaagctatttaaaaacagctttgttatacaagtcatgtcatgactataaagctttcatgacagtcttatgaacccccctttaaagtaaagcattacccaattaattaaacttttttacccattaagacaagaagaagatattaagagattgatttcattatctcttatggatgatgcaaactctttatttttgaacagatttacccttaatctatattaacattaaaaaactcttagctttgctgaatgtattaaggattaatgtattaagtaatcaaaatgtcaaacctttctccaaggccaatcacatgcgccatagtcaaacgttatttcctctccaaagaaaatatccctgattgcaaaaaggcacaaatgaggttttctctgaacaacgatcttattgacagtgcagttagggtgcagatcgtcctcatgatcggcatcaatgctgcaaaactaagagaaaagagcaagcaacattttaattatgccctctcatagcaataaaaagctaaactatggcatgaatacaaacagaatgaatataatatatacatgtacatttgaatggggaaaacacttaaccacctgttcttgttttaccatataaagtcaaacataaagacagtatttttattatatctcatatatgctttgcttccacaagctctatcatttgtactcaaccacaaaacttcctttaataaatgtggacaacgcaaactctgacctaaaagatttaatgaaatgtgtagggttcaaaaactacaaaaacctcacattagcatcctctctgtgtgtgaattataaatacagtaaaccttttgaagtggatcagaacctttcctcaatgttgttctaatactattgaacacctgttcttctttcttaggacagttttaaagaactttttttccactttaattgtttacaggtcacactttacaatcaggttttattagttaatgtactactacttactaacatgacctagtaatgaacaatgcatgtacagcatttattaatcagtttaacatttactaattactaatgcattattcaaatctacattcatgcttgtaccagtaataatgcattgcaataattaatgcattgtgcgtgttcaactagtaatgaacaactttattttcatttactaaagttaacaaacatgaacaaatactgtaataaagtattatgtattgttcatgttagtaaatgcattaaccagcattaactaatttaaccttattgtaaaaggctaccatttgacagcaaataaataaataaaacacacacagtgaacatttatgtattataattatttatctaaaataaaacgtttctacacgtcatagaacaataaattaagtacatttctaggaccagatagccccacattttaattataacctctaacgttatattactacattaacgtataaatagtatataatagtgtcatttcaggattaacgttaaatgtttaaagcaattaaccatttaaaaagtacgatacaagaactatgaaaacataccttagtaaccttctatatattcggtttccagtgaatgggtcttgtcagtggagctggtgatgtgtttctccgcatcttttaatggttttatcctccgtcgatccatttagccgcccggtgattggtgactgtctgaccgcggctcatgcactccaccccggcctctgactcacgtagcaccgggcagttagcacgttagcacattagcgcgagtaacttttactcgtgtaaacaagttaaattacataccgaactgtagtttgtgtcttatcagtgttatattaatacgtaatttgaaacaacatcgattaaaacacccaggaaattcgttaaaacatttaattaactatacctgataactgtcaaaatatgcaacataagtatttgtcatataacctattttattacattatgatggtgaaaaacattctaacttacccaaaaattcgaataatttgatgatagatcttaattaagttgattaaagtcgGATTCACTTATGAGATTGCGCATGTGCAGTAGGCAGAGTGTGTGAATTGCGTCAAGCGTGTGTCAGGGTGCAGTACCGCCATCCGACTACAGGAGCGCTATAGAGCAGTGcgccgacacacacttacacactcaattcaggtaaatggtcaaggtggggatcagtgaaaaaactgcactaggcatatcagcaacgccccctgagtcttttaaaggcaaaacatagtggggaccgggcgatcggtccccactatgtttttggtccccactttgtgagtgtgctatcatgctgaggtccccaccatgtaataaaaacaaacacacacacacacacacacacacacacacacacacacacatatatatatccatgggccactgtaaagcaatatggttctgtcataacgttttgaatgaaaatctgcatttggataagacacctttagtatagttttgattttaaggcataataaagatcaaatgcaagtacgagtggatttacattgaaaatttcaaacgcatcaagaaaaccatgtgctaaggaaatttcaaaccatttggaacgcacagagacgagcttttgtgcaaaaatgaacttaaaggtgcctttaaaaaagtgtcaaagtacttttgaaaacaaaaaagcaaacccccaataggtggcagcaagaggccgctttatttgagtaaagcattgaacgattcattcagccaaagaagccaataggatgaacggacagttgaatcaatccctgaatcatcgactcacccgagtcttcttggcgaaggcctgaatcgttcgtgcagggaaacgtcgctgtgtattattcagagatggccaactgttctgctgtttattttattatacttatcgcaatgattttactactactatcaataaaattaatattaataatgataatattgccggaagttgtacagcgcatgcgtcacgtgttcatcatcagcatccatgacaaccgtcctgtgggtgttgtttgaatctcgctgtgtcgattggcatctgatctctgcgtcctccgtgacaatttttccagattatcgatattattgatcgttggatacgtcgattgatcgcctgctgttcccatcactcaggtttgaccctttttattacgctgtgctttgtgtttgtgttcagtatgtcttgtgttcactacaggttccagagtcgactcacctacgactcgctccagtttgaaggcctcaacatcagcgcgggggagctgaagcggcagatcatgaggagcaagaggctgaagttctgccagctgaagatcagcaacgcccagactgatgaaggtgagttgaggaaaagacacttcaactgttctacgctaacattagatgcgttacatcagacacttctggaagctgtaaggtggtgctgatgctgacatgtagggatgttttggctgttttaaaaggctaatggctctcaaagtataccgtgctccataattatgtgctgattctgattttattttgctgtcagaatacacagatgatgctctcatccctaaaaacacgtcggtcatcatcagacggatccctgcggcgggactgaagtcctcaaacagaagatttgttgggtaagtgctgtgaaatgagcacacgcgtcctctgttagatgttatatgaagactcctggtctgtccctggtgttttagtcacacaagctcctttgttttgcagacatcaagctggacgctggcgtgaaccttcacctagagctgatccttcactcctctcactggagcagttgttgaaggtattgaacaaatgaatagcacaatagcaaaacgcaatgtaaagcacacaatatacgcacacgcactcagcttcttagggagatttgagattgtttgaagggttgagggtgaaaaagattcaaatgtgcaaatgcctgtgaaacagactgagaatctggctgaggcaaaggcgtcagaggaggacaagctgaaagcggtgatgtaccagtccagcctgtgctactactccagcaggtgagcgttcagacactgacaggtttgctttgtgagagatgtctgagctgattctcatggttctgatgttcactagtgaggccatgaggctgcttgggatcccgggacaccacattaggcactgccccactaatgtggtaactgggttttccaagctcacggttgctgtgaacttgagctcttgtcctcatcagtcagattgtttgctcagagtttgactgtcactcctcaattcacagggcagccgctccgcgccgcacaagcgcatccggaagagc from Danio rerio strain Tuebingen ecotype United States chromosome 8, GRCz12tu, whole genome shotgun sequence includes:
- the LOC141375791 gene encoding E3 ubiquitin-protein ligase RBBP6-like isoform X1, with protein sequence MSCVHYRFQSRLTYDSLQFEGLNISAGELKRQIMRSKRLKFCQLKISNAQTDEEYTDDALIPKNTSVIIRRIPAAGLKSSNRRFVGHQAGRWREPSPRADPSLLSLEQLLKTENLAEAKASEEDKLKAVMYQSSLCYYSSSEAMRLLGIPGHHIRHCPTNVGSRSAPHKRIRKSTGIPRSFLLEVDDPDRKGVMIDGSGRYVIPIIDAEAYAAEKRKRPSFSCQTEPLPSSSSAGAASSVRDAGGKRSRSPSSPETRGDQKRPRR
- the LOC141375791 gene encoding E3 ubiquitin-protein ligase RBBP6-like isoform X2, which encodes MSCVHYRFQSRLTYDSLQFEGLNISAGELKRQIMRSKRLKFCQLKISNAQTDEEYTDDALIPKNTSVIIRRIPAAGLKSSNRRFVGHQAGRWREPSPRADPSLLSLEQLLKTENLAEAKASEEDKLKAVMYQSSLCYYSSRAAAPRRTSASGRAQGFPAASCWRWTTQTERES